The Coffea arabica cultivar ET-39 chromosome 9c, Coffea Arabica ET-39 HiFi, whole genome shotgun sequence nucleotide sequence AGAGTTGAGCACCTCTTCCTGTATTGTCATTCCATTGTTTTCTCAATCCATACCCGCCAGGATGAAGCTTAGAATCCAATTTCTTTTTAAGCCACAATTCATGATGTGGACTACATTGCATTCAATAAAAAGATACGTTGGGAAGGATTTACTTTATATTAGGAAGGGTAATGCAGTAAGCTTCCATTTGCAATAACAATTGGTTTGAGGTATGCACCTGTTTCCAcaatttcattttgaattttgtgattacaATTTTTTTCCCTGTTGATGGTTTCTGAACGGCTTGTTTCAACTGAGTTGATGTGGATATTAGTCATCTTTTGTAGTTCGCATTTTAGGTTGAACTACCCTTCCTGGCATGCAATGTTTTGCAGCGTAAATCACTTCTTAGAACCTTTATCCTGTTTCAAAGAGCTAAGGCAAAAGACTCGTCATTTCAGGGAGAGATTCATGGCGCAGGTTCGGCATTCTGGAACAGATTCGAGGTCTCAACAAGGAGAGGCAGTAGATAAAATCACCGAGGGGGAAAAATCTCCCATGATATATCAACAAAGAAAAGAGAATCATCAACAAGAACTCACCGAACCAACAAAATCACCTAAAGCTGTGGTAGACAATGACGTAGATGCACAAGAACCTATTAGAGAAAATCAAATTGTAGGTACTAACTACCATGGATCAAATACAACGGTCCGTCAAAATGCTGTCCAAGTACAGAGGTCAGAAATTTTACATCAAGAAGCTATTTCGAGCCCAGGTGTTATGCAACAGAGGACAAGTTCAGGATCTGAAAATGATGGCAAGACAGAAGTTACCTCGACAGCAAATTCCATGAAAATGGATGAAGCAAATGAGAATTCAGAAATAGAAGAGTCCAGCAACCAAAATCTTATAGCAAGCACCAATGGGTTTATGGATGATGCGTATAAGGCACAAGGTGATTGGAAGGAGGATGAAGGCACTCATCAGGACTTAGTAGTCAGTGATTATGGTCAGGAAACTGATGTTTTTCAACCATTTGAATGGGAAGAATTACAGGATGATTACGAGCAGGAAGTAGATATGAACCAAGACTGGATAAGTGATGTCTCTCGCCCTCGTAGTACTTGGGAAGATCTCAGACAAGCAAGGTATCAGGAAATGCTTGATCCGTTCATGCAGAATGATGAAATCCGCCAACTTCTTAATAGGTAAATTAGCTACTGGACTTTGTTTCAACTTAGCACTTTTATTTCTTCGCAGATTCCTGGCCTTTAAGCACGTAAACTGGACATTGCTCGCAACTCCAGTGGTTGAACTTTACCTGCTGCATCAACTTGAAAATCATGAAAGGCATCACTATTAATGCATACTCAGTACATGAACATTTGCACATGCATTGTCTAGGAGATAATTTGAGATTGACAGGTATCTGTTCCTGTACATTCAAATTTATTTCAGAAGAAATTTAGCATTAGAGAATTCACTATGTGCATTTCTTTAatgtttaaaaatattatagCAAATCTTGGCTGActagtttttctcttttttccaaaGCATCTGCAACGATTAATCAAGGGCATATAGTAGTATAAGTTTGTGctgtaaaatgggataaaataaTTTAGCGAACTAAGTAGTACTATAGATGTAAATGGATACTTGTAGCTCCTGAAGTACAATTGCTATTTACCCATGGCAGCAATATGCAAGCAGATACAAAACCCTTCTCTTAAACCATTTCTGAAAGTTAGTAAGCtatgcaaaatttaaaagaacttGAGTCCATAAAAAATTGAAGCTCCCATCCAAGTCGTGTTCCACTTCATTTGTGCCTACTTCCTGGTTGCGCAATACTCTTCTTGCCGGGGTCGTGGTGGGTGGCTCTTGAGTGACTTAAAGAGCCTGTTTTCTGTTAgggttaaaaaaacaaaaaatcgaGCTACTTAAAGTAGTCACACAAGTTGTATAGAAAAAGGATACGTTTCTCTTTCACAACATGAAGAAAATCCACCAACAGTAGCTTTACATTATTGTTTGACAATGtcagattaatttttttatctAAAGGGCAGAGTTACAGAGCTTTCCAAGTTCAAATGTGGCATGTCGTCGAAAAAGCAACTAAAGTAAGAGTTCGTTTgaagacaaaacaaaagaactTTTAATCTAATTTGTGTATATATAGGCCTTAACAGCTTAACCTACAAGTGCAGTCTTCTGTATTCTTGGTTTCATGATGAAGTTGCCTAATTCGCTTCTTTCCTTGTCTTTTGTTACCTTCGAGTTACTGAAATTTCATTCGACTTTTTATGCAGGCACGAAATTTTATTTATACAGAATGTCTTGCTGATCTAATTTATATGCTAAATTTAACTTTAGATAGGATATTTTGTTACTTTTGTTCTATTAACAGTCATGCTCCTCGTCTATTTGTAGAAAAAGCGTTTCGAATTTCCTTTCCAGTGGTCTGAGAGAGGGTATAGATAGACTGATGATGTCACGCACACAAAGTCAACCAAATGAACAGGCCAATCAGAGACAGGAAGAGCACAATTCATATCAAGTGGAAGAAGTGACAAAGAAGGTAGAAATGCAAGAAGTACAGAAAGAACCTGAAGAAAGAgtagaagaggaagaagaaattgCGGATCACAGTAATGATCTTGGAGAAGATGAGTCGGATGAGATCCAAACTGGACGAGAATACACTGAATCCCAGGATTATTTTGGACAAACAACATCGTGGGACTACAATCAAGATAATGAAGTGGGTGATAACTACTTTGATCCAACTGAATTTGAATCTCCCGAACAACCTCTCTCACCTTCTTCCCCTCCGGAAACTCAACCAAGCTCTTCCTTCACTAATCATCCTTCAATAGTAAGTAGCTATTGCAAAAAAGTTACTTGTCATTCTCGGATCATTTGAACATAGTTATAATGGAGTCCCGGATTGTCAGGAAATGGAGTTCATCTATGAGTTGAGAGGCAACATGGAGCAACTCCATCAAGAGATCTCTGAACTACGACGATCAGTAAAGAGCTGCATTGACATGCAGGTCAAGTTACAAGAATCCCTTACGCGGGACGTGACAACTGCTTCATGTCATTCAGGTACGGTTTTGCAGTATAAAATATGTTCCCGTTTCCCTAACCAGTAGAATCATTTCCTAGGTTTCTTTGGGTTATATGCATCCCATTAGTGTGGTGTCAGAATAGGACGTGCTTCTGTTGCCTATCATGAAAGCGGACTAAAGTATGCTGGATATCCTATTCTCTTCAAGATAAAGGATGAGATTGTTGATCTGATTTTCAACCCTGTGACCTTTgcttcttccttcttcttgaacaTTTAACATTTAGCTTTTAGAAAGGAAACAGAATGAACTTACTCACACTATCTCACCGCATTATTATACTTTTCATTAGCTAGCGTAATCGTTGGCATGTATCTCATGAAGTAACTAATGGTTTTGGCAGGTactggaagaaagaaaagaaaggattcaTCACAAAGTAAGAAATCCGGCAGAGGAAGATGTTATATTTGCTATGAGATGCAAATAGATTCTCTTCTTTACAGGTATCTTGCCAAAATAAATTGAGATAATATTTGCTTTCATCAGATTGAGAAGCCATATTGAATTGATTCCATGATAAAAGCCTTAATGTCTTAATAGCATTGATATATACCAGTAGTCTAATATCTTCTAATGGCTCTTCAGATGTGGGCACATGTGTACGTGCTTCAAGTGCGCCAGTGACCTGCAATGGGGCAGTGGAAAATGTCCAATTTGTCAAGCTCCAATAATCGATGTCGTGCGCGCTTATGCTTGTTCATGAAGTACAGACGATTGAGTTCATCAGAAGGGTTGTGTAAAACCTAGAGTTTTTTATCCAATAATGGATAAAGAAGGATGAATTTTTGCTCCTGGTTTTTTCACcttcttgccttcttttttgCTCAGTTATTTTTCCGTCTTTGTTCCTCATTGCAGTGCCGGTTTCCTAAT carries:
- the LOC113709090 gene encoding uncharacterized protein, encoding MASSQVEIASSSPFGYVLKDRNRHDHRYRTRESNAFQKNFKDLVQTHLNSCGPGHSRNSGSVSNGKLSHQIDYTDLWVHNPRSHTNENNHHSCNFDDRRMSGHTDSNENSPRHHIDFTDLWVHNPQRNNNENDPKKSRAGEKWDKARDMVFAFERKSQENTSSGGPVLNSQRGRSPDSPSSGRPVSASQRGASREVVSQEPVALFQRGKSQEEITSEPDLRSQRENSPVKSESSVEAQSLGGVSSLVRMWRDFEAEARCFSATNSPVCSSRSNSVMFFNDNSSYADAPLRGPDAGEEFADLRPATPSKSEDLFLDWESDQTGLSGPPSSRGRDSDATESERIRVADIIKKLSSNGEDHNDTISQHSLPRVRTSLEKAEQRVFSPVSSSPRIRGRQAFTDLLMHLERDRHRELERLVDKKAVSRFSHRGRIQAMLRVRFLRRGAEGKDGRQSNSASFGSKRLAPSAIVNIRERFMAQVRHSGTDSRSQQGEAVDKITEGEKSPMIYQQRKENHQQELTEPTKSPKAVVDNDVDAQEPIRENQIVGTNYHGSNTTVRQNAVQVQRSEILHQEAISSPGVMQQRTSSGSENDGKTEVTSTANSMKMDEANENSEIEESSNQNLIASTNGFMDDAYKAQGDWKEDEGTHQDLVVSDYGQETDVFQPFEWEELQDDYEQEVDMNQDWISDVSRPRSTWEDLRQARYQEMLDPFMQNDEIRQLLNRKSVSNFLSSGLREGIDRLMMSRTQSQPNEQANQRQEEHNSYQVEEVTKKVEMQEVQKEPEERVEEEEEIADHSNDLGEDESDEIQTGREYTESQDYFGQTTSWDYNQDNEVGDNYFDPTEFESPEQPLSPSSPPETQPSSSFTNHPSIEMEFIYELRGNMEQLHQEISELRRSVKSCIDMQVKLQESLTRDVTTASCHSGTGRKKRKDSSQSKKSGRGRCYICYEMQIDSLLYRCGHMCTCFKCASDLQWGSGKCPICQAPIIDVVRAYACS